A region of the Amycolatopsis sp. cg13 genome:
GTCCGCGACCGCGGGCGACACCTTCTGGATGCCGTTCTTCGCGATGAGCCAGAACTCCTGCGCGCCGCCGGTCGGCTGGGTCGAGAAGACGTTGCCGACGGTCAGGCCGTCGAAGCTGCTCGACGGCGTGGAACCCTCGTCGGCCACCGGCGGCGGGATCAGCTTGGTGACCTCGGGGATCGCGTTGAGGAGAGCCTGCGACACCTTGCGCGACTTCGTCGGCAGATGCAGCGCGGACCGGACCGGGTCGTTGGAGCCGGACGGCACCTCGGCGCGCACGGTGTTCGCGTTCGACCGGTAGATGAGGTAGGTCTTGCCGTTCCCGGCGTCGCCGAGCAGCGCCTGGTTCTGCTGCAGTTCGCTGCCCAGCTTGTCGATGCCGGCGATCACGTCGGTGTTGGTCTTGTTGACCGAATCCGGCTGCGGCAGCGACTGGTCGAGCACGACCTCGTCGCAGACCGCCCAATTGGGGGTAATCCGCTGGTCCGCCGACGGCAGCAGCTGCGGCCCGTCCGGAATGCCGGTGAGCTTCTCGCGCGGCATGTTCTTCAACTGTTCATCGGAGACGACAGTCGGGTTCTTCACGTCGGCCGCCTGCTGCTGGCCGCCCTGGCCGCCGCCCGGCTGTCCCTGGCTGCTCTGCTGCTTCTGCGCCATGAGGATCAGCCGCGCCGACGCGAGGTTGAAGGTAGGAATCAGTCGCGACGGGTTTCCCGTGACGACATACACGGTGCCGGACTGCTCGCCGATCACGATGTTGTCCGACTGCGGCACCGCGGGCGCGGGGCTCAACAGGCCCCACAGCACGAAAACGACGGCGCCCAGCACGCCGAGGATGACGCCGACGGCGGTGGCGCGCCCGTGCGAGCGCATCGGGTCGTGCAACATCACCGCATCACGGCGGACCAGCGCGGACTGCATCCTGCGCAGGACGAACTTGTATGCCTGAACCTGAGACTTAGTCGTGGGTGTTGATGGCATTCTCGACCTACAGTCCTCCCCGTCGCGGTACGGTTCCGCAGGATAGCCGTACGGGGACCGTCTGGTGTGGGGTTTCTACCAACTCCGGTTAGGGTCAGGCATCCCGGGACCGGCTTTCCGGGTACGCAGCACTCACGAGGGGAAGAGAACGCGCGGATGTCCGTCAGCACGCCTCCACGTCCGCCTGGTCCGCAGGGACCGCCACCGCCGCCCGGGGGACGTCCCCCGGGTCCGCCGCAGCGGCCCGGCAGAACCGGCGGACCCGGTGCGGCTCCCGGCGGCCCCGGAATGCCCCCTCGCACTCCCGCTCCCGGCGGTCCCGGTGGTCCCGGTGGTCCTGGCGGTCCCGGCGGACCTGGCGGCCCCGGACGGCCCGGCGGACCGGTCACTCCCGGACCCGGCGTTCCCAAGCCCGGCGCGCCCGGACCCAAGCCTGGCGGTCCCGCTGGACCCGGCGGCCCGGGCGGGCCCAAGCCTGGTCCTGGCGGTCCCAAGCCCGGCGGTCCCGCGGGTCCTGGCGGACCGGGCGGTCCCGGTGGCCCAGGCGGACCTGGCGGTCCCACCGGCCCGCGTACTGGACGTCCTGGCGGCGGCGGGCCCGGCGGTCCGCGCCCGGGCGGTCCCGGCGGCCCAGGCGGTCCCGGCGGTCCCGGAGGACCCGGCGGCGGTGGCCCCGGTGGTCCGGGCGGCCCTGGCGGCGGCGGTCCTGGTGGTCCCGGCGGCCCAGGCGGCCCGAGCGGCGGCGGCCCGGAAAGCAGCGAACCCACACCGACCGGCGGCGGCACCGCGACCGCG
Encoded here:
- the eccB gene encoding type VII secretion protein EccB; its protein translation is MQSALVRRDAVMLHDPMRSHGRATAVGVILGVLGAVVFVLWGLLSPAPAVPQSDNIVIGEQSGTVYVVTGNPSRLIPTFNLASARLILMAQKQQSSQGQPGGGQGGQQQAADVKNPTVVSDEQLKNMPREKLTGIPDGPQLLPSADQRITPNWAVCDEVVLDQSLPQPDSVNKTNTDVIAGIDKLGSELQQNQALLGDAGNGKTYLIYRSNANTVRAEVPSGSNDPVRSALHLPTKSRKVSQALLNAIPEVTKLIPPPVADEGSTPSSSFDGLTVGNVFSTQPTGGAQEFWLIAKNGIQKVSPAVADIVRTAKSGGTATTPTLGLDKINNVKVLQPGDAGYVRVDTYPQIVPSVLDAVQTPVACLGWSLNADHSQAHTSVYINKQIPVEKNADGTSKIISVSNTGPNGVPITGFYMPTGYGAVVQSATETSATFNKGPIQLISDRGIRYGVPDAATADELGLNNRLPAPESIIGLLPTGASLNVQNVMKQFDSVPIDPNAGSYKPQAAGQQQPAGN